A genomic region of Papaver somniferum cultivar HN1 chromosome 7, ASM357369v1, whole genome shotgun sequence contains the following coding sequences:
- the LOC113298701 gene encoding ras-related protein RABE1c-like produces the protein MAAAPARARADYDYLIKLLLIGDSGVGKSCLLLRFSDDSFTTSFITTIGIDFKIRTIELDGKRIKLQIWDTAGQERFRTITTAYYRGAMGILLVYDVTDESSFNNIRNWIRNIEQHASDNVNKILVGNKADMDESKRAVPTSRGQALADEYGIKFFETSAKTNFNVENVFFSIARDIKQRLAETDSKAEPQTIKISKPDPSKGSTSAPEKSACCGS, from the exons ATGGCAGCAGCTCCGGCGCGTGCTAGGGCTGATTATGATTACCTGATTAAACTTCTTCTCATTGGTGACAGCG GAGTCGGGAAGAGTTGCCTGCTATTGCGTTTTTCTGATGATTCTTTTACAACTAGTTTTATTACAACAATAGG GATTGACTTCAAGATTAGGACCATCGAACTTGATGGGAAGCGAATTAAACTTCAAATATGGGATACAGCTGGTCAAGAACGTTTCCGTACTATTACTACAG CATATTACAGGGGAGCCATGGGTATTCTTCTGGTGTATGATGTCACTGATGAATCTTCATTTAACA ATATCAGGAACTGGATAAGAAACATTGAACAGCATGCATCTGACAATGTAAACAAAATACTGGTGGGAAACAAAGCTGATATGGATGAAAGCAAGAGG GCCGTACCCACGTCAAGGGGTCAAGCTCTTGCCGACGAATATGGAATCAAGTTCTTTGAGACG AGTGCAAAAACAAACTTCAATGTGGAGAATGTCTTTTTTTCTATTGCTAGAGATATAAAGCAAAGACTCGCTGAAACTGATTCCAAAGCTGAG CCCCAGACCATAAAGATCAGTAAACCAGACCCATCGAAGGGATCAACAAGTGCTCCTGAAAAATCTGCTTGCTGTGGTTCTTAA
- the LOC113293059 gene encoding ras-related protein RABC2a-like produces the protein MGSSLTATEISNHSYDYSFKILLVGDSGVGKSSILVSFISNTTEDLSPTIGVDFKIKMFTVGGKKLKLTIWDTAGQERFRTVTSSYYRGVQGVILVYDVTKRETFTNLSDSWAKDVQLYCTNPACVKMLVGNQVDRESERAVTREEGFALAQEMGCLFLECSAKTQRNVQQCFEELALKILEVPSLLEEGSTVVKRNILKHKESQAHPRGRCCA, from the exons ATGggttcatcattaacagcaaCAGAGATTAGTAATCATAGTTATGATTATTCATTTAAGATCTTGTTAGTTGGTGATTCTGGTGTTGGTAAGAGTAGTATTCTTGTTAGTTTCATCTCTAACACTACTGAAGATCTTTCACCTACTATTG GTGTTGATTTTAAAATCAAGATGTTCACAGTTGGTGGGAAGAAGCTTAAGCTAACAATTTGGGACACAG CTGGACAGGAGAGATTCAGGACAGTAACAAGCTCCTACTATAGAGGTGTTCAAGGAGTAATTCTTG TCTACGATGTGACAAAGCGGGAGACATTTACAAACTTGTCAGACTCATGGGCGAAGGATGTGCAGTTATATTGCACTAATCCAGCTTGTGTCAAAATGCTCGTTGGGAATCAGGTTGACAGG GAAAGTGAAAGGGCTGTAACTAGAGAAGAGGGCTTTGCCCTTGCACAAGAAATGGGATGCTTATTTCTCGAGTGTAGCGCAAAAACTCAACGGAATGTTCAACAGTGCTTCGAGGAACTTGCTCTGAAG ATATTGGAAGTTCCTAGTTTGTTGGAAGAAGGATCTACTGTAGTGAAGAGGAACATTTTGAAACATAAAGAAAGCCAGGCACATCCAAGAGGACGTTGTTGCGCTTGA